One Vallitalea pronyensis genomic region harbors:
- a CDS encoding alpha-L-fucosidase, translating into MKRFNPTFESLEEYTCPKWFRDAKFGIWSHWGAQSVPMFGDWYARNMYIQGTPQYYYHLRHYGHPSKFGYKDIVKLWKAEKFDPDALMDLYYKAGARYFVGQAMHTDNFFNFPSKYNRFNSVEMGPKKDICGLWKQAAKKRDMYFGLTEHHGCSFQWYAPNKRSDKYGPYAGVPYDGNDPEYRDFYYDNYEHLDNESDDPVAYPWYTTNEKFFQYWLNVMKELIDMYQPDLLYTDGGLPFGEWRVSNSDDERFKTGLEAVAYYYNTSIDLYGENRFIYTQKDRRKDIYRVGTLDIEKSQLTDIAEEPWQTDTCIGNWFYDVQKAYKKPGHIIEMLVDIISKNGQMLLNVLQLPDGSIDDEARYILKELAAWFAICGDAVHSTRPWRIFGEGDSLVDVDSGFNETAVAWNSSDFRFVTKGNTLYAFMPTAPKNRVTVIKSLTPKEKVISVKLMGGRSLAYSQNFGALTVQLPQELPTPYTNCLAIELNR; encoded by the coding sequence ATGAAAAGATTTAATCCTACATTTGAATCTTTAGAAGAATACACCTGCCCCAAGTGGTTTCGTGACGCCAAGTTTGGTATATGGAGCCATTGGGGAGCCCAAAGTGTGCCGATGTTTGGCGACTGGTATGCACGTAACATGTACATCCAAGGCACACCGCAGTACTACTACCATCTCAGGCACTACGGGCATCCCTCCAAGTTCGGCTACAAGGATATCGTCAAGCTGTGGAAAGCGGAAAAGTTTGATCCCGATGCACTGATGGATCTTTACTACAAAGCCGGCGCACGCTACTTCGTCGGACAAGCCATGCACACCGACAATTTCTTTAACTTCCCATCAAAGTATAACCGCTTCAATTCCGTTGAGATGGGTCCCAAAAAAGACATCTGCGGACTGTGGAAGCAGGCAGCTAAAAAGCGTGATATGTATTTTGGGCTGACGGAACACCACGGGTGCTCTTTCCAATGGTATGCTCCCAACAAGCGCAGCGACAAATACGGTCCATATGCAGGTGTACCCTATGACGGCAATGACCCCGAATACAGGGATTTTTATTACGACAATTATGAGCACCTGGACAACGAGTCCGATGATCCTGTAGCCTACCCATGGTATACCACCAACGAAAAGTTCTTCCAGTATTGGCTCAACGTCATGAAAGAGCTTATCGACATGTACCAGCCCGACCTGCTGTACACTGACGGTGGATTGCCATTTGGTGAGTGGCGGGTCAGCAATTCCGACGATGAGCGCTTTAAAACCGGTCTCGAAGCAGTGGCATATTACTATAACACCTCCATCGACCTATATGGAGAAAATCGCTTTATCTATACACAAAAGGACAGGCGTAAAGACATCTATCGTGTGGGCACCCTCGATATCGAAAAAAGCCAATTAACAGACATCGCCGAAGAACCTTGGCAAACCGACACCTGCATTGGTAACTGGTTTTATGACGTTCAAAAAGCCTACAAAAAACCAGGGCACATTATTGAAATGCTTGTGGATATTATTTCCAAAAATGGACAGATGCTGCTTAATGTTCTGCAATTGCCCGATGGCTCCATCGACGACGAAGCCCGCTACATCCTCAAAGAACTTGCTGCATGGTTTGCAATCTGTGGTGACGCAGTGCACAGCACACGACCATGGCGCATTTTTGGTGAAGGTGACAGTCTCGTTGATGTAGATAGTGGCTTCAATGAAACAGCGGTGGCATGGAATAGCTCAGACTTTAGGTTTGTGACAAAAGGCAATACACTTTATGCGTTCATGCCAACAGCTCCCAAAAATAGGGTCACTGTCATCAAAAGCTTGACGCCTAAGGAAAAAGTCATATCTGTCAAACTAATGGGCGGCAGGTCACTTGCGTACAGCCAAAACTTTGGTGCACTAACCGTACAGCTCCCACAGGAGCTACCTACTCCATATACTAATTGTCTTGCAATCGAACTTAACAGATAA
- the ahpC gene encoding alkyl hydroperoxide reductase subunit C: MSLIGSEVQAFTADAYRNGEFVTLTDESLKGKWNIFCFYPADFTFVCPTELEDLQKEYAALKQLGVEVYSISTDTHFTHKAWHDHSDAIGKIEYTMIGDPSQRLSRSFEVLNEQDGLADRGTFIIDPDGIIQAVEINAGGMGRDASILINKIKAAQYIRKNPNEVCPAKWKEGSETLKPSLDLVGKI, translated from the coding sequence ATGTCATTAATTGGAAGTGAAGTACAAGCATTTACAGCAGATGCTTACAGAAACGGTGAATTTGTTACCCTAACAGATGAATCTTTAAAAGGGAAATGGAATATTTTTTGTTTCTATCCAGCAGACTTTACATTTGTTTGCCCTACAGAACTTGAAGACTTACAAAAAGAATATGCAGCTTTAAAACAACTAGGAGTGGAAGTCTATTCCATCTCAACAGATACGCATTTTACACACAAAGCATGGCATGATCACTCCGATGCCATTGGTAAAATCGAATATACGATGATTGGTGATCCTTCACAACGATTGAGCCGTAGTTTTGAAGTATTAAATGAACAAGATGGTTTAGCAGATCGTGGTACATTTATTATTGACCCTGATGGTATCATCCAAGCAGTTGAAATTAATGCAGGTGGTATGGGGCGTGATGCATCTATTCTTATTAATAAAATTAAAGCTGCTCAATATATACGTAAGAATCCAAATGAAGTTTGCCCAGCTAAATGGAAAGAAGGCTCTGAAACCTTGAAGCCTAGCCTTGATTTAGTCGGTAAAATCTAA
- a CDS encoding helix-turn-helix transcriptional regulator yields MIDIGNDTFCRDTFEKLLTLSKSSSFTAKLAQKVKVMELLSYFFGHQKIDEISLNNTKQIDSMRKILKYIDTNYINNVTIDELAEHVFMHPNYFFRFFKKNTGETPIHYINNKRINKAKYILSTTKYTVDEVSKMVGFHDSSYFYRVFKKWVGITPIEYRLINTEEQ; encoded by the coding sequence ATGATCGATATTGGAAATGATACTTTTTGCAGAGATACTTTTGAAAAACTGCTCACCTTATCCAAGTCATCCAGCTTCACTGCTAAACTAGCACAAAAAGTTAAAGTTATGGAGCTGTTGTCATACTTCTTTGGACATCAGAAAATTGATGAAATATCATTAAATAATACCAAGCAGATTGATAGTATGCGAAAAATCCTCAAGTATATTGATACAAACTATATAAACAACGTAACAATCGATGAGCTCGCTGAACATGTATTTATGCATCCAAACTATTTTTTTCGCTTCTTTAAGAAAAACACAGGAGAAACTCCTATTCACTATATAAACAATAAGCGTATAAACAAAGCAAAATATATATTAAGTACAACAAAGTATACCGTTGATGAAGTTTCAAAAATGGTTGGGTTTCATGATAGTTCATACTTTTATAGAGTATTTAAGAAATGGGTAGGCATAACACCCATTGAGTACAGACTAATTAATACGGAGGAACAATAA
- the ahpF gene encoding alkyl hydroperoxide reductase subunit F, producing MLETDIKKQLSQYLELLESDIRIKVSADSGDSSKDMLALIEELASMSPKIFVEETKLDKTPSFSINRMNEDTGVYFAGTPLGHEFTSLVLALLQVSGRAPKIDDTVIEQIKNIQSEHHFLTYISLSCHNCPDVVQALNTMSVLNPNITHTMVDGAVFRDEVESKEVMAVPTTFLNGEFFSSGRVTLEEILSKLDVGVNAQELSNKDPFDVLIIGGGPAGASAAIYAARKGIRTGIVAERFGGQVQDTMSIENFISVNSTEGPKLVANLEEHVRQYPVDVMKSHRVSDINKKEHFEITLENGAVLKSKTVIVSTGARWRNVGVPGEETFKNKGVAYCPHCDGPLYEGKDVAVIGGGNSGIEAAIDLAGIAHHVTVLEFMPELKADDILQKRLYSLPNVTVHKNVQTKEITGTTKVDGITYMDRETQEENHVALQGVFVQIGLVPNTGWLGDLVHRTRFGEIIVDKHGATNIPGLFAAGDCTDSPYKQIVIAMGSGANASLSAFDYLIRT from the coding sequence ATGCTTGAAACAGATATTAAGAAACAATTATCCCAATATCTTGAGTTGCTAGAATCCGATATTAGGATAAAAGTCAGTGCTGATTCAGGTGACAGCTCTAAGGACATGCTAGCTCTTATTGAGGAACTAGCATCCATGTCACCTAAGATATTCGTAGAAGAAACTAAGTTAGACAAAACGCCAAGTTTTAGTATTAACCGCATGAACGAAGATACCGGTGTTTATTTTGCTGGTACTCCTTTAGGTCATGAGTTTACCTCACTGGTCTTGGCATTGCTACAAGTCAGTGGAAGAGCCCCCAAAATAGATGACACGGTCATCGAGCAAATAAAGAACATTCAAAGTGAACATCACTTTTTAACGTATATTAGTTTAAGTTGCCATAATTGTCCTGATGTGGTTCAAGCGTTAAATACCATGAGTGTGTTGAATCCAAATATTACACATACCATGGTGGATGGTGCCGTATTCAGAGATGAAGTTGAAAGTAAAGAGGTCATGGCGGTACCGACTACGTTCTTAAATGGCGAATTTTTCAGTAGTGGGCGTGTGACATTAGAGGAGATTCTATCCAAGTTGGATGTTGGTGTTAACGCTCAGGAACTTTCGAATAAAGACCCCTTTGATGTACTTATCATCGGGGGAGGTCCTGCTGGTGCCAGTGCAGCCATATATGCCGCACGTAAAGGCATTCGTACAGGTATCGTGGCAGAACGCTTTGGCGGTCAAGTCCAAGATACCATGAGTATAGAAAACTTTATCAGCGTAAACAGCACAGAAGGTCCAAAACTTGTTGCCAATCTTGAAGAACATGTACGTCAGTATCCCGTTGATGTGATGAAAAGCCATCGTGTTAGCGACATTAACAAGAAGGAGCACTTTGAGATTACATTAGAAAATGGGGCTGTTCTTAAGAGTAAAACGGTTATTGTATCCACTGGGGCGCGATGGCGAAATGTTGGTGTACCTGGTGAAGAGACATTTAAAAACAAAGGGGTTGCTTACTGCCCACATTGTGATGGACCTTTATATGAAGGTAAGGATGTGGCCGTTATTGGGGGAGGAAACTCTGGAATAGAAGCAGCTATTGACCTTGCAGGCATTGCTCATCATGTGACAGTACTTGAGTTTATGCCCGAGCTAAAGGCGGATGACATTTTACAAAAGCGTTTGTACAGCCTGCCTAATGTAACGGTTCACAAAAATGTTCAGACAAAAGAAATTACAGGAACGACAAAAGTGGATGGCATAACCTATATGGACCGTGAAACACAAGAAGAAAACCATGTTGCATTACAAGGTGTATTTGTTCAAATTGGACTTGTACCCAATACAGGTTGGTTAGGTGATTTGGTTCATCGCACACGTTTTGGTGAAATCATTGTCGATAAGCACGGAGCAACCAATATTCCTGGATTATTCGCTGCAGGGGACTGTACCGATAGTCCCTACAAGCAAATTGTTATTGCTATGGGTTCTGGAGCCAATGCTTCTTTGTCGGCATTTGACTACTTAATTAGAACATAG